The window ATACATTCCAATTGAAGTGGGCATTGGCATTCACACAGGGAATTTGACACTGGGAATTCTAGGTGAACACAAACGTATGGAAGGGACAGTGATTTCGGATGCGGTCAATTTAGCATCGAGAATTGAAGGAATCACCAAATTATTTTCTTCCAGGATTGTGATCAGTGCAGAAACCTTTATCGAATCTTCCGATACTTTGGGTTTTCATTACAGATTATTAGACCGAGTGAACATCAAAGGAAAAACAGAATCAGTATTTGTAGTCGAAGTGTTAGATGGTTATGAACCTGAAAAAGCGAATCGATTGATTTCCTGTCTTGATGATTACACTCTCTCTTTAGATGCTTACCGAAGAGAAGACTTTGAAGAAGCAAAACAAGGTTTTGCCTCACTTCTAGATAAAAATCCAGATGATTCCGTCTCACGACTGTTTTTCGAACGCTGCAAGGATGCACTCGAACGTTCAAAACTCGAGATTGGGACGAGCTAAATCAAATACGATTCCTTCTGGTTTGGCTCATATTATATCCACCACCTAGTAATATTCCTACGACAAACACCACGATTGTTAAAATTGGCTCCGCATAAAAGACAGATCCAAACGCAAATAGACCAAATAAGATTGCAACAACTGGCAAAATTGGATACAGGGGAGCCTTGTAAGGACGATCCAAATGAGGTTCTTTCTTTCGTAAAATGATATAAGAAACCAAACTCAATAGATACATGCCACATGCACCTAATGCAGAGATGGTGATGAGTTCTGCTGTATCTAAAAACAGCATACATAGAATCCCCAAGATTCCGCCAGATAAAACTGCATTTTGAGGGACAAGAGGACCTTTGGTTAACTTTGACAAATAATTGGGAAGGTATCCTTCTTTACTCATCGCATACAACAAACGTGAGTTTCCTAAGATGATACCAAAAAGGGAAGCAACAAGCCCAAACAATCCGATGAAAGTGAAAAGAATGGGCCAAATGGATTCAACTCCATACAATGAATTTAATACAAAAGACAAAGGATACTCAATTGTTGCAATTTCATTTGTTTGCACCACAGAAGCAGTAAATACATAGATCATTCCAGCTAAACAAAGTAAGGTGAAAATACCTGCGATGTAACCTTTGGGAATATCTTTTGCTGGATTTTTAACTTCTTCAGCCGCCAAAGCGACTCCTTCCACAGCTAAAAAGAACCAGATCGCAAATGGTATCGAAATGAAAATTGAAGAAAAAGAGATGGATGGAAATGTTGGAAAACTCGGAATTCTTTCCATAGAAAGATGAGGGAAAACTAATCCCAAATAAAACAAAAGGCCCATCACAGCAACGAAGGTAACAAACAATTCAAAGCGAGCGGTTTGTTTGATCCCTGTTAAATTGATGAGTAATAATAAAACAAACATTCCAATTCCTGCATAAAACGAAGGAATGATGGGAAATAAAAAATGAATGTATCCACCAAGTGCTGAAGCGATGGCAGGTGGAGCAAGGAGAAACTCGACTAACACAAGATAACCTGTATAAAAACCAAACGTATCACCCAAAGCACGTTTTGCATAGGCAGAAGGTCCACCTGCTTGCGGAATGCTGGCAGCAAGTTCAGTAAAACACAAAGCAAACATCACATAAAATAATGCGATCCATATGATGGCAAAACCAAATTCCCAAAAGTTTGCTTTTGCCCAACCGAAATTCCATCCGAAATAATCACCAGAGATCACAAGCCCAACAGCCATCCCCCAAAGGTGAACAGAATGGAGGGCTTTGTGCAATTTTGGGCTATCGTTCATTATTGTGCCTTTTTTTTTGAATCATAGGATTCCAACATTCAAATCCCATTCCTATACTTTATGTCTTCCAATTTTTTTTAGAAATGATCTTGCTAAATGAAACAATGGTTCGATGGAGAGATTTGTTGCGAATTTGACACTGTATTTCACAAATTCTTTTAATTTCTTAATTGCATTTGAGAAACATTCTAATAATTATAGGACAAATCCTAGATTTATTGGTGTCCATTCCATGCGAAACAACAAACTAACATTCCTTATCCTGATTTATTTCTTTTTATTTCCTCTTCAAGCTGTGCAAACCATTCTCTTAAAAGAAGGTAAGTCCATCAAAGGGATCGTCACCAATCAAAATGTTGATAGTGTCGAAATTGATGCACAGAACGGCAAACACATGGTGATTTCTAAAAAATCTGTCTTAAAAATCATCTACAAAGATTTAGCCGAAGCTGACGAAGAAAAAATTCGAAAAGAAGAAGAAGAAAAAAGAAAACAAGAAAAAGAAAAAGCAATCGCAGCCAAACAAGAAGAGATCCGCAAACGTAGAGAAACCCTCGCGCAACAAGAATTGGAAAATCGCAACAAACTGGGAGAAGGAACCAAGGTCGCACATAGCCTTCGTGACTCCTTTATCCTCACATCAGTTGCCGATGGAAATATGATCACCCTTGCCCCTGAATCAGCAAAATGCCAAACCTTTCAAGAATATCCAGAATACTTTTGGTTGTTTGGTGGACTTAGATTCAAAGAACCAGATTGGAATGTTTTACTTCCAAATGACAGTCGGCCCGTACGAATCCGTCAAACTTCTACTTGGAAAGACTTAGCAATCACACTTCTCGGTGGGTTTGCAATCACCATCACAAGAAAAACCATTATCGTGGATGTCTGCGAAGGGAATGGATTTCGTATGGTCTCTGATTCTGAAATCAATCGTATCAAAGAAGAAGCAGTTGAACAAATCAAAACAGAACAAGAGTTAAAAGAAGCACAAGAAAAGTACGAATTAGAACTACTTGAAAAAGATTTAGAATCATTGAAGAAGAAAAAATGAAATTGATGAACCAAATAAATCAATTGAAACAGTTGATACAAATTTTTGATCAGTTTCATCTTCTGAAACGGAAAAACATCTCAAAAGGAATCTGTCTCTTACTGTTTCCGATTATGATGTTTCAGAATTGTTATTTGAATCCATTTGTGTATGACTTACTGAATCCAATGTTAGAAGAAGAGAAAAAAGCTGGCCTCTTGGATGGAGGTCTTTTGTTGGCACTGAATGGCTTATCATCTTCATTCTATCTTTCTGGTATCATCCGAAACGGATCAGGTGTAGCTCAGTTTAATAAAGAATATTCCGTCACAGCATCCGAAAGTATCGCTGATAGTATCGGCCTCACGGGAAATACTGAGAGTTCAGGTCGTTTTTTCCTTCCAATAGGGCAAGGAAATACTACAATTCGAGTGACGGATGCAGGAGAAGCACTCGTAACATTTACATTGAATGTCAGTGGGCCTGGTATGGTCAGTGTTACGAGCATTGACCCACCAGAATATGAAATTGGTAGTTTGTTCCCTTATGATCCAACGAACAAACCCGTGTTCTTTGATATTATCTCTTCAACTCCTGAAAATAATGGAACTGCATATTACTCTACAACTACCATCACTCTTACGTTTTCAGATACCTTACCGAATTGGGAATTCATCGAGTTGGAAAGCATCATTAACAACAATATCATTGTTTCTCCCTCCTCCATAACCTTTGGTTCCCCTGCGGTATCAGGGAATCAAATATCGATCATGGCTATGGTGAGTGTGTTTGATATACTATATACCATGCAAATTGGTCCTGGAATTTCTTCTGTAAAAGGAACACCAGTTACACCCACAACGATCCGTTTTTTCACCCAGGAAAATCTTCCGTAACGAAAGATTTTCTTCTTTCCAAGTGAATCGAAATGAAATAAATTATAGATAGAATTTCTGGACCGCAGGGTGGAAAGGAGATCGTAGTTTTTAGAGGAAGGTAAGTATGAAATCAAATGTAGCAAAGTTCATTTTTTCTTTTTCCTTCCTCATCTTTGCAAATTGTTATTTCAATCCACTCGTCAATTCCATTGTAAGCCCGGAAAAACCAGAGGAAAACAATTCCTTCCTTGGCCTTTTAGGACTTTCTGGTCCCACACTTTTGATCACAGGTCAAATCATCGATGCCAATGGGCTGGGGGAAGCAGGCCTTGTTTTGCAACCAGGAAAATCCTTTGCTCCTCAATCAAAATCAACAAGTTCAGGTTATACAACAGTTGCTGGTGGTAGATTTTATATCCCTTACCAATCAGGGCAGATCTCTTTTACGGTGTATAAAGAGAATTTGTATTATTTTGAATTTACCTTAGACGTAGTAAGCACTAGTCAAATCACCTATAGTTTGTACGGTGCTGCTCCAGGGATTCAAATCAATGGACTTGGAGCAATCAACATCGCAGATCAAACAAATGTATTTGATTTGGTAAAAGCGTATACAATTGACGGACAATCAAACCAAGTCCCTCTTAATGCAAATGTAAATGTATATATCAGTGCAATGATTTTTGATTTCTCAGAGGCTCCAATTTCTGCATTGGAAACTGGTACTTTAGTAGACGCTTGGATTTCTCAGAACATCAGTCCCTCACCTGCTATTTCCTTTGACAATCTCATGAATGTATCAGACAATACACTTACAATTTATCCAATGGGATTAGGAGGAATGACGGCTTATGAAATTACTCTTGGATCAGGAATCCTATCTGCAACTGGCAAACCATTAACACCGAGAACGATACAATTTTTCTATCAATTTAATCCTTGATTCTAAACTTAGGATAAACTGTAATTTCTTCAATAGATTCTCCCGTTTTTCCCCTTGACATGATATTTTATTATATTCAATATTTCCTATATTGAGTTTTACTCACGTTCTCTACTCACAATAGGAATGTACGACAATGAACCGAATTCTTAAGACCTTTATTATCCTCCTCTCAATCCTTTGCGTTTCGAATTGTTACTTCAATCCCATCCTTCAAAAATTTGTGTTCACGGAACCCGAAAAAGAAAACTCACTTTTGCAAGGCCTATCCTTACTATCTGTACCCTCAGGTCCCTTTGCAATCTCAATCACAGGTCAAATCCGCAATGAAAATGGGTCAACTGTCACAGATGCTCTCCTAACAGTGACCAGTCGCACATACGAATTGGATGGATTGGATGCAAGTGCTACCACGGATGAAGGGGGAAGGTTTTTCATTCGTCTTGCCTCTGGGACAACGACGTTTGCCGTTTCGCAAGAAGGATCCCCGTATTTTACATTCAAACTACAAGTCAATTCCCCAACGGACATTCAAGTTGTGGAGATAAGTGACAATTCGTTCCCTGTTGAGGTTGGTAGTTTTGTACCCTATGAACCAGGGAACCAACCTAGTTTTTTTGAATTGTTGAGTTCCAATCCATATCAAAATGAAGTTCGTGCCAATACACCAGAAGGATTTGAATTTTATTTTACAGAAGATGTAGCTGGACCAATACAAGGACAAGACGCTCAGTGGCTTTCTGAAAACCTAACGGTCGTTCCGAGTCTTACATTTGGCCCAGTGACAATGAGCACGAGCTCCTTTTATGTTGAAACTAACAATTTTTCCAATGGAACAACCTATCAAATCACTTTGACATCAAATTTGCGTTCTTCAGTATCAGGAATCCCTCTCACTCCAAGGACGATCACTTTTAGTTGTATCTCCCAATGTGGACTGTAACTCATACTTGACAAACCAACAGATTCCTCGTATGTTCTTTAGATCGTGAATCTAGTGAATCGCATGCAATCCCATTCCAATTTCCAGACCACAAGGCAAAACCCAAACCAAAGTCACAAAAGACGCGCTGGAGTTTTCCTCATTGGTCTTGTTTTGATTTTCACTGGATTACTCAATTTACACTGTTCCGAATCCAATGAAGAATCCCTCGATGCCCTCGTTGCGAAAGTTCCCAATCCAAAAACACTACGCAATAGTTGGGTGGAAGACAGTGCGGGAGTCCTTACTGACACTTCCGTAATCGACCAAATGATCAATGCAGAAGAAGCCTCATCGGGATTAGAAATCGCAGTGGTCACACTTCCAAGCATTGGAAGTTATGTGCCGAAGGATTTTGCTGTCGCACTTTTTAATTATTGGAAGATCGGAAAAAAGGGAAAGGACAATGGAATCCTTGTCCTCCACATCATTGACCAAAGGCGTGTGGAAATCGAAATTGGGTATGGCCTGGAAGGTGATCTTCCTGATGCCACAGTCAAACGCATCATCGATACTTACACAATTCCTTCCTTCAAAGCCGACAATTTCCAAAAAGGCCATGCCGATACTGTGGCCGCTCTCATTGCCAAACTTAAGTCTCCAGAAATCCCTTTGGAAAATTTGGTGACAAATGGAACAGCTAACTTTGATCTAGCGGATACGAGCTCTGACCCAACGAATTCGGATAGTGTCACTGAATTCAAACGTACTGATGTATATGATTACCAAGGCAAAGCTTATACAAATCTCAGTGCGGAAGAAAAACAAATCTTTGACCAAACAATTGATTTGTATAATACCACGCCCAATTTTTTCTTAAATGACGAAGAATCCAGACTCTTAAATGAAAAATTCGCAGAAGAAGAACGTATTGAAAAAGAAGTATCGTTTCAATTCAAATCCACATTTGTTTTGGGTTA of the Leptospira biflexa serovar Patoc strain 'Patoc 1 (Paris)' genome contains:
- the eat gene encoding ethanolamine permease; the protein is MNDSPKLHKALHSVHLWGMAVGLVISGDYFGWNFGWAKANFWEFGFAIIWIALFYVMFALCFTELAASIPQAGGPSAYAKRALGDTFGFYTGYLVLVEFLLAPPAIASALGGYIHFLFPIIPSFYAGIGMFVLLLLINLTGIKQTARFELFVTFVAVMGLLFYLGLVFPHLSMERIPSFPTFPSISFSSIFISIPFAIWFFLAVEGVALAAEEVKNPAKDIPKGYIAGIFTLLCLAGMIYVFTASVVQTNEIATIEYPLSFVLNSLYGVESIWPILFTFIGLFGLVASLFGIILGNSRLLYAMSKEGYLPNYLSKLTKGPLVPQNAVLSGGILGILCMLFLDTAELITISALGACGMYLLSLVSYIILRKKEPHLDRPYKAPLYPILPVVAILFGLFAFGSVFYAEPILTIVVFVVGILLGGGYNMSQTRRNRI
- a CDS encoding LA_0442/LA_0875 N-terminal domain-containing protein: MRNNKLTFLILIYFFLFPLQAVQTILLKEGKSIKGIVTNQNVDSVEIDAQNGKHMVISKKSVLKIIYKDLAEADEEKIRKEEEEKRKQEKEKAIAAKQEEIRKRRETLAQQELENRNKLGEGTKVAHSLRDSFILTSVADGNMITLAPESAKCQTFQEYPEYFWLFGGLRFKEPDWNVLLPNDSRPVRIRQTSTWKDLAITLLGGFAITITRKTIIVDVCEGNGFRMVSDSEINRIKEEAVEQIKTEQELKEAQEKYELELLEKDLESLKKKK
- a CDS encoding Ig-like domain-containing protein; protein product: MNQINQLKQLIQIFDQFHLLKRKNISKGICLLLFPIMMFQNCYLNPFVYDLLNPMLEEEKKAGLLDGGLLLALNGLSSSFYLSGIIRNGSGVAQFNKEYSVTASESIADSIGLTGNTESSGRFFLPIGQGNTTIRVTDAGEALVTFTLNVSGPGMVSVTSIDPPEYEIGSLFPYDPTNKPVFFDIISSTPENNGTAYYSTTTITLTFSDTLPNWEFIELESIINNNIIVSPSSITFGSPAVSGNQISIMAMVSVFDILYTMQIGPGISSVKGTPVTPTTIRFFTQENLP
- a CDS encoding Ig-like domain-containing protein; this encodes MKSNVAKFIFSFSFLIFANCYFNPLVNSIVSPEKPEENNSFLGLLGLSGPTLLITGQIIDANGLGEAGLVLQPGKSFAPQSKSTSSGYTTVAGGRFYIPYQSGQISFTVYKENLYYFEFTLDVVSTSQITYSLYGAAPGIQINGLGAINIADQTNVFDLVKAYTIDGQSNQVPLNANVNVYISAMIFDFSEAPISALETGTLVDAWISQNISPSPAISFDNLMNVSDNTLTIYPMGLGGMTAYEITLGSGILSATGKPLTPRTIQFFYQFNP
- a CDS encoding carboxypeptidase-like regulatory domain-containing protein, which codes for MNRILKTFIILLSILCVSNCYFNPILQKFVFTEPEKENSLLQGLSLLSVPSGPFAISITGQIRNENGSTVTDALLTVTSRTYELDGLDASATTDEGGRFFIRLASGTTTFAVSQEGSPYFTFKLQVNSPTDIQVVEISDNSFPVEVGSFVPYEPGNQPSFFELLSSNPYQNEVRANTPEGFEFYFTEDVAGPIQGQDAQWLSENLTVVPSLTFGPVTMSTSSFYVETNNFSNGTTYQITLTSNLRSSVSGIPLTPRTITFSCISQCGL
- a CDS encoding TPM domain-containing protein — protein: MQSHSNFQTTRQNPNQSHKRRAGVFLIGLVLIFTGLLNLHCSESNEESLDALVAKVPNPKTLRNSWVEDSAGVLTDTSVIDQMINAEEASSGLEIAVVTLPSIGSYVPKDFAVALFNYWKIGKKGKDNGILVLHIIDQRRVEIEIGYGLEGDLPDATVKRIIDTYTIPSFKADNFQKGHADTVAALIAKLKSPEIPLENLVTNGTANFDLADTSSDPTNSDSVTEFKRTDVYDYQGKAYTNLSAEEKQIFDQTIDLYNTTPNFFLNDEESRLLNEKFAEEERIEKEVSFQFKSTFVLGYLGIFILLNILQRIIVWLTPSPTAKYHIVHKTDFFLYYGLVVSPLVLIITALSLYLGEALFPVSIFLIIASIVVYFFFFGDRRMQQLRARLQSIRNIPRTCKHCGNTMTKLSEEADNKHLSAGQVSEEIVNSVDYDVWVCQSCKNHSIFKFRNISPEYIYKGTSFPKIKVCPECKFETFVCKSSRVLSPATYSSSGEVEVRRNCAHCKHHATEYETIPKKQKSSSGSGSSGGGGGGSFGGGSSGGGGSGGSY